From a single Sorghum bicolor cultivar BTx623 chromosome 5, Sorghum_bicolor_NCBIv3, whole genome shotgun sequence genomic region:
- the LOC8058577 gene encoding NDR1/HIN1-like protein 1 gives MGKDCGNHADDDFRQSCRRLLLILLTLALLTGVIALIIYLVLRPTHPRFYLQDASLRQLDLTNGTAPLLSTTAQVTLASRNPNGRVGVYYDRLDVSASYKYQQITLASRLPQVYQGHGDVDVWSPVLSGPGVPFAPFLADALSKDIAAGYLILQVRIDGRVRWKVGSWVSGHYHIFVTCPAYFINAGAGSGYRGGTVGAHGLRFQTATYCRVEV, from the coding sequence ATGGGCAAGgactgcggcaaccacgcggaCGACGACTTCCGCCAGTCCTGCCGCCGCctgctcctcatcctcctcacCCTCGCGCTCCTCACCGGCGTGATCGCGCTCATCATCTACCTGGTCCTCCGCCCCACCCACCCGCGCTTCTACCTGCAGGACGCCTCGCTCCGGCAGCTCGACCTGACCAACGGCACGGCGCCGCTGCTCTCCACGACGGCGCAGGTGACGCTCGCCTCCCGCAACCCGAACGGCCGCGTCGGCGTCTACTACGACCGCCTCGACGTCTCGGCGTCCTACAAGTACCAGCAGATCACGCTGGCGTCCAGGCTGCCGCAGGTGTACCAGGGCCACGGCGACGTCGACGTCTGGTCGCCGGTCCTGTCGGGCCCCGGCGTCCCCTTCGCGCCGTTCCTCGCCGACGCGTTGAGCAAGGATATTGCAGCTGGGTACCTCATCTTGCAGGTCAGGATCGATGGCAGGGTCAGGTGGAAGGTCGGGAGCTGGGTCTCCGGGCACTACCACATCTTCGTCACCTGCCCGGCGTACTTCATCAACGCCGGCGCCGGCAGCGGGTACCGCGGTGGCACGGTGGGCGCGCATGGGCTCAGGTTCCAGACCGCCACGTACTGCCGTGTCGAGGTCTAG